A genomic window from Agrobacterium tumefaciens includes:
- a CDS encoding FecCD family ABC transporter permease — protein MTSKVMLIFAAALLLAAILAVNLLLMTGDMPLAEIATTLWRGEADTYEQSVLLYQQIPRLLIAIYVGATTAVSGCVLQGLVRNPLASPSTLGLNAGATLFVVAGALVFDLSPEVQGLAALVGAGLGFGACFLVARLAGRSNDPRGLSLILAGALVSMLLIGVTNALLLSNPTRRSEFLSWVGGNINHVYAARLIDFWWIGAIALAILLLVARPLTLVLLGAEKAASAGVNVTSISRVALFATMLASGSAVAICGPIGFVGLIVPHMIRPLVGVNFTLALPASALVGAGLCVLADLGAQTLFAPYVVNTGLFMDLLGGLVFIVIVKRFYLSPSQRGLS, from the coding sequence ATGACCTCGAAAGTAATGCTGATTTTTGCCGCCGCGCTGCTCTTGGCCGCCATTCTCGCCGTCAATCTGCTCCTTATGACCGGCGATATGCCGCTTGCCGAGATCGCGACGACGCTCTGGCGCGGTGAGGCCGACACCTATGAACAGTCGGTGCTGCTCTATCAGCAGATCCCGCGCTTACTGATTGCGATTTATGTGGGCGCCACCACCGCCGTCAGCGGCTGCGTGCTACAGGGGCTTGTCCGCAATCCCCTCGCCTCGCCCTCCACTCTGGGCCTGAATGCCGGCGCGACGCTTTTTGTGGTTGCCGGCGCGCTGGTGTTCGATCTTTCTCCGGAGGTGCAGGGATTAGCGGCACTCGTCGGCGCCGGTCTCGGCTTTGGCGCCTGCTTCCTCGTCGCCCGTCTTGCCGGTCGGTCGAACGATCCGCGCGGCCTGTCGCTCATCCTCGCCGGTGCCCTGGTTTCGATGCTGCTGATCGGCGTGACCAATGCCCTGCTGTTATCAAACCCCACACGGCGCAGCGAATTTCTGAGCTGGGTGGGCGGCAATATCAACCACGTCTATGCCGCACGGCTCATCGATTTCTGGTGGATTGGAGCCATTGCGCTGGCGATATTGTTGTTGGTCGCCCGGCCGCTGACGCTCGTTCTGCTGGGCGCGGAAAAAGCCGCCTCCGCCGGTGTGAACGTGACAAGTATTTCCCGGGTCGCGCTTTTTGCCACCATGCTGGCATCGGGCTCGGCGGTGGCGATCTGTGGCCCGATTGGCTTCGTCGGCCTCATTGTGCCGCATATGATCCGACCGCTGGTGGGGGTGAATTTCACACTCGCTCTACCGGCTTCCGCTCTTGTCGGCGCAGGACTCTGCGTGCTGGCCGATCTTGGCGCACAGACCCTGTTTGCGCCTTATGTGGTCAATACCGGGCTGTTCATGGATCTGCTCGGAGGCCTCGTCTTCATCGTCATCGTCAAGCGCTTTTATCTTTCGCCTTCGCAGAGGGGGCTGTCATGA
- a CDS encoding ABC transporter ATP-binding protein yields MYPVLDATDLHASYGHVPVLKGLSARFQAGRVTALVGPNGCGKSTLLKTIMGFLPLSSGKIRLGERSISEIGRRELARRIAYLPQECHCPDYMTLGELIELAGYARYGLAGGPTERDRALFAEALRTVGLEDKAKAQVNTLSGGQRQRAFIAMVLAQDTDVILMDEPVNHLDMKYQYAVLGLVRELTDRHGKTVIVVLHDLNLASTFADDVIMLKAGRVLASGPVEKTVTPENVAEVFDLEADIFSRQGRLICLPRLERQEQAIPA; encoded by the coding sequence TTGTATCCGGTGCTTGATGCGACAGACCTTCACGCCAGCTACGGACACGTCCCCGTCTTGAAGGGACTGTCTGCCCGTTTCCAAGCCGGGCGGGTGACGGCGCTGGTCGGCCCGAATGGCTGCGGCAAGTCGACGCTGTTGAAAACCATCATGGGTTTCCTGCCTTTGTCATCAGGCAAAATAAGGCTTGGCGAGCGTTCGATCAGCGAAATCGGACGCCGGGAACTCGCCCGCCGTATCGCCTATCTGCCGCAGGAATGCCATTGCCCTGACTATATGACGCTTGGCGAGCTGATCGAGCTCGCCGGTTATGCGCGATACGGTCTTGCAGGCGGCCCGACTGAACGCGACCGGGCGCTTTTTGCCGAGGCGCTGAGGACCGTCGGGCTGGAAGACAAGGCGAAAGCACAGGTCAACACGCTGTCCGGCGGCCAGCGCCAGCGCGCCTTCATCGCCATGGTGCTGGCGCAGGATACCGACGTGATCCTGATGGACGAACCGGTCAACCATCTCGACATGAAGTATCAATATGCCGTTCTCGGCCTCGTGCGCGAATTGACCGACAGGCACGGCAAAACCGTTATCGTCGTGCTGCACGATCTCAACCTCGCCTCCACTTTCGCTGACGATGTCATCATGCTGAAAGCCGGACGGGTTCTGGCGTCAGGGCCCGTTGAAAAAACGGTCACCCCTGAAAATGTCGCCGAGGTCTTCGATCTCGAAGCCGATATCTTCTCCCGTCAGGGACGGCTCATCTGCCTGCCCCGGCTGGAACGGCAGGAACAGGCCATCCCGGCATGA
- a CDS encoding NtaA/DmoA family FMN-dependent monooxygenase (This protein belongs to a clade of FMN-dependent monooxygenases, within a broader family of flavin-dependent oxidoreductases, the luciferase-like monooxygenase (LMM) family, some of whose members use coenzyme F420 rather than FMN.), whose amino-acid sequence MSVAAKLHVGMSLAPTWLSGEAWRRADSDIGGVFSSDYFVDLAQRAEAAYVDFVFRPDTLFLRTEGLETGGGFASMDPTMLLAAIARETSRVGLLSTVSTTFLPPYVVARQIQSLNWLSNGRAGWNIVTALEGHENFGLKQMPSPQERYERAAEFTQVVRQLWASFPNEALKLDRESGRFADSSLVRPVAHEGPHFSVKGPLNLPAHASRIPLVQAGASPEGRDFASSVADAVFASTPDMQAAIELRADLRRRAEGHGRRADEVKLMPGLSLYLASSRKEALELFAETHARANRARAFASIRDMTGLDLSEWPLTRIVTASDLPLPPETPRSRTHANLLRRLIERETLSVADLLQRPEVMGSGHWQIIGTVEDAFETIREWAQASAIDGFVAVPGGSVASMRLVLEQLLPKLGDAGLFRTGYSGHTFADHLAE is encoded by the coding sequence ATGTCAGTCGCAGCCAAGCTTCATGTCGGTATGTCGCTGGCCCCAACCTGGCTCAGTGGCGAGGCGTGGCGGCGCGCGGACAGCGATATAGGTGGGGTGTTTTCCAGCGATTATTTCGTCGATCTTGCCCAGCGCGCCGAGGCCGCATATGTGGATTTCGTGTTTCGGCCTGATACGCTTTTTCTGCGTACCGAAGGGCTGGAGACCGGCGGCGGATTTGCCAGCATGGACCCGACCATGCTTCTCGCCGCAATTGCCCGGGAGACCAGTCGCGTCGGCCTGTTATCCACCGTTTCGACGACCTTTTTGCCACCCTATGTGGTTGCTCGCCAGATTCAGTCGCTGAACTGGCTGAGCAACGGCCGGGCGGGGTGGAACATCGTGACTGCACTTGAAGGCCACGAAAATTTCGGCCTCAAGCAAATGCCGTCGCCGCAGGAGCGCTATGAACGCGCCGCCGAATTCACGCAGGTGGTGCGGCAGCTCTGGGCAAGTTTTCCGAACGAGGCGTTGAAGCTCGACAGGGAAAGCGGGCGGTTTGCCGATTCCTCGCTGGTGCGGCCGGTGGCTCATGAAGGGCCGCATTTCAGCGTCAAAGGCCCGCTCAACCTGCCGGCCCATGCCAGCCGCATTCCGCTGGTGCAGGCGGGCGCTTCTCCCGAGGGCCGTGATTTCGCCTCGTCGGTGGCGGATGCGGTTTTTGCCTCGACGCCGGATATGCAGGCGGCCATCGAACTCAGGGCGGATTTGCGCCGCCGGGCCGAGGGGCATGGCCGCAGGGCGGACGAGGTGAAGTTGATGCCGGGCCTCAGCCTCTATCTGGCGAGCAGCCGAAAGGAGGCGCTGGAACTCTTTGCGGAGACCCATGCGCGCGCCAACCGCGCCCGCGCCTTTGCCTCCATTCGCGATATGACGGGCCTTGATCTTTCGGAGTGGCCGCTCACGCGGATCGTCACCGCTTCGGATCTGCCGCTGCCGCCTGAAACACCGAGAAGCCGCACCCATGCCAACCTTTTACGCCGGCTGATCGAACGGGAGACCCTGAGCGTCGCAGACCTGCTGCAACGGCCGGAAGTGATGGGGTCTGGCCACTGGCAAATCATCGGCACCGTCGAGGATGCTTTTGAAACCATTCGGGAATGGGCGCAGGCCAGTGCGATAGACGGTTTTGTCGCGGTGCCCGGCGGGTCTGTCGCTTCGATGCGGCTGGTATTGGAGCAGCTGCTTCCCAAGCTTGGCGATGCCGGGCTTTTCCGCACCGGCTATTCCGGCCACACATTTGCGGACCATCTGGCCGAATAG
- a CDS encoding IclR family transcriptional regulator, translating into MNDDADDLPENEGEKRSALIQSVSIAARFLDLLAKSDTALALGELAKRAGTGRSTAHRYMQSLVREELVTQDPASGCYDLGPAALGIGISALRRINPVETAGRQMKNLASQIGASCGVAIWTDRGPTVVQWHRSASFSISTVALGDVLPLDNSACGLVFQAYLPPDRIAAVRKLQPATFRGSRPEAKVLNAIREAGGAELNEHLFSALTGKAAPVFDAQREICCVVTTVSFLATAEAEGHFSRLLEAATKATSESGGS; encoded by the coding sequence ATGAATGACGATGCCGATGATCTGCCGGAAAACGAGGGCGAGAAGCGCTCAGCGCTCATTCAATCCGTATCGATCGCGGCGCGTTTCCTCGACCTTCTCGCAAAATCAGATACGGCACTCGCGCTTGGCGAACTGGCCAAACGCGCCGGCACCGGCCGTTCGACCGCGCACCGCTATATGCAGAGCCTGGTGCGGGAAGAACTGGTGACCCAGGACCCCGCAAGCGGTTGCTACGATCTCGGGCCGGCGGCACTGGGGATAGGCATAAGCGCGTTGAGACGAATCAATCCGGTCGAGACCGCCGGTCGCCAGATGAAAAATCTGGCTTCGCAGATCGGCGCCAGCTGCGGCGTGGCGATCTGGACCGATCGCGGCCCGACCGTAGTGCAATGGCACAGGAGCGCCAGCTTCTCCATCAGTACCGTAGCGCTCGGTGATGTTCTGCCGCTGGACAACAGCGCCTGCGGACTGGTTTTTCAGGCTTACCTGCCACCGGATAGAATTGCCGCCGTGCGCAAATTGCAGCCGGCCACCTTTCGCGGCTCACGCCCCGAGGCGAAGGTTCTCAACGCCATCCGCGAGGCAGGTGGTGCGGAACTCAACGAGCATCTGTTTTCGGCCCTGACGGGCAAGGCGGCCCCGGTTTTCGATGCCCAGCGCGAAATCTGTTGCGTCGTCACCACCGTATCCTTCCTGGCGACAGCCGAGGCCGAAGGGCATTTTTCGCGACTGCTCGAAGCAGCCACAAAGGCGACGAGCGAATCCGGCGGATCGTAA
- a CDS encoding TonB-dependent receptor: protein MNGVSVLTLATLFVTPVLGQDQQAETAGTTVLKPIVVTGEKVARDMKNTASSVSVISSEKIKKEKTGDPTVSEAIKDIPNVVYTDNVSAPIIRGQDTQGPNTGSIAFFTGTVPRATINVDGHYLGYNEFIYGASSIWDVESIEVFRGPQTTSQGANAIAGAILVNTKDPTFTPEASYQAEIGNYHQKRGSFAFSGPLIEDELAARMAIDYSGRDTFIDYINSAFAHDGTDQNFKEFNGRFKLLWEPSEIPGLSTKLTYSYNASNRPSQEAASRPFEDLNHITNTMPSFSQYTNTGILDINYDFENGLKLFNQTQFSSSIAKRRVGIANTGDADIDLKNTSHETRVTFGDQEDVLSGVAGIFYAHTKADEVLYLRGTSRFNDTKDNLGLFSELSYRLTDQWTLTGGLRYQQDQIQRNGYRTLSATSRSSVNYDETFSEILPKASLAYAVNDDWTVGGLISRGYNPGGVAFDLTTSKWRTFDKETIWNYELFTRASLLDDTLTINGNLFYMDMKDAQFNVPIVVSTGISESYTVNAEEAHAYGLEIGADYQVLDNLTLKASAGLLKTEIDEISSNSAYLGKEFAKSPGYSFTIGASWDVTDKFTVSGQVRHLDGYYSDTDNKAVYAIEPYTIADVRASYKFQEELEFYAYVKNVFDERAPTLMKENRGIGGIEASMTEPRMFGIGVRGTF, encoded by the coding sequence ATGAACGGGGTCAGCGTTCTGACGCTGGCGACGCTGTTTGTAACGCCGGTCCTGGGTCAGGATCAGCAGGCTGAGACAGCAGGGACGACAGTTCTTAAACCGATCGTCGTGACCGGTGAAAAAGTGGCGCGCGATATGAAGAACACGGCGTCGTCCGTTTCGGTCATATCCAGCGAGAAAATCAAAAAGGAAAAGACCGGCGATCCGACCGTTTCGGAAGCGATCAAGGATATTCCGAACGTCGTTTATACCGACAATGTCAGCGCGCCCATCATTCGCGGACAGGACACGCAGGGACCTAATACCGGCTCCATCGCCTTCTTCACCGGCACGGTGCCGCGCGCGACGATCAATGTCGACGGCCATTACCTCGGTTATAACGAGTTCATCTATGGCGCGAGTTCCATCTGGGATGTCGAAAGCATCGAGGTGTTCCGCGGTCCGCAGACCACCTCCCAGGGTGCGAACGCCATTGCCGGCGCTATCCTCGTCAATACCAAAGACCCGACGTTTACGCCGGAGGCGAGCTATCAGGCCGAGATCGGCAATTATCACCAGAAGCGCGGTTCCTTCGCCTTTTCCGGCCCGCTGATCGAAGACGAACTGGCGGCGCGTATGGCGATCGATTATTCCGGTCGTGATACCTTCATCGACTACATCAATTCCGCTTTTGCCCATGACGGCACGGACCAGAACTTCAAGGAGTTCAACGGTCGTTTCAAGCTTCTGTGGGAACCCTCGGAAATCCCCGGCCTTTCGACCAAGCTCACCTATTCCTATAACGCCTCCAACCGTCCAAGCCAGGAAGCGGCGTCGCGTCCCTTCGAGGACCTGAACCACATCACCAACACGATGCCGAGCTTCAGCCAATATACCAATACCGGCATTCTCGACATCAACTACGATTTCGAAAATGGTTTGAAACTGTTCAACCAGACGCAGTTTTCCTCGTCCATCGCCAAGCGCAGGGTCGGCATTGCCAATACCGGCGATGCCGATATCGACCTCAAGAACACCTCCCACGAAACCCGTGTGACCTTCGGTGATCAGGAGGATGTGCTGAGTGGGGTGGCGGGTATCTTCTACGCGCATACGAAAGCCGATGAAGTGCTTTATCTGCGCGGAACATCGCGCTTCAACGACACCAAGGACAATCTCGGTCTTTTCAGTGAACTGAGCTATCGCCTGACGGATCAATGGACCCTGACCGGCGGGCTGCGCTACCAGCAGGACCAGATTCAGCGCAACGGTTACAGAACGCTGAGCGCCACAAGCAGAAGTTCGGTCAATTATGACGAAACTTTCTCTGAAATTCTGCCGAAGGCCTCGCTCGCTTATGCCGTGAATGACGACTGGACGGTGGGTGGTTTGATCAGCCGCGGTTACAATCCCGGCGGTGTCGCATTTGACCTGACGACCAGCAAATGGCGGACCTTCGACAAGGAAACCATCTGGAATTATGAGCTTTTCACCCGCGCCAGCCTGCTGGATGACACGCTGACGATCAACGGCAACCTGTTCTACATGGACATGAAGGATGCGCAGTTCAACGTGCCGATCGTCGTGTCCACGGGCATCAGTGAATCCTACACTGTCAATGCCGAAGAGGCGCATGCTTACGGCCTGGAAATCGGCGCCGATTATCAGGTTCTCGACAATCTGACGCTCAAGGCCAGCGCCGGTTTGCTGAAGACGGAAATTGACGAGATTTCCAGCAATTCCGCCTATCTCGGCAAGGAATTCGCCAAGTCACCCGGTTACAGCTTCACCATCGGCGCCAGCTGGGATGTGACGGACAAGTTCACCGTCTCGGGGCAGGTGCGCCATCTCGACGGTTATTATTCCGACACGGATAACAAGGCCGTTTATGCGATCGAGCCTTATACGATCGCGGATGTGCGGGCGAGCTACAAGTTCCAGGAGGAGCTTGAGTTCTACGCTTACGTCAAGAACGTCTTCGACGAACGCGCACCGACGCTGATGAAGGAAAATCGCGGCATTGGCGGCATTGAGGCCAGCATGACCGAACCGCGCATGTTCGGCATCGGCGTTCGCGGCACCTTCTGA
- a CDS encoding acyl-CoA dehydrogenase, translating to MSERAAFNWQDPFLLEDQLTDDERMIRDAAAAFGKSELLPRVSEAYLSETTEPELFRLMGRTGLLGVTLPEEYGAANASYVAYGLVAREVERIDSGYRSMMSVQSSLVIHPIFAYGSDEQKKKYLPGLVSGELIGCFGLTEPDAGSDPGGMKTRAEKIAGGYRLRGSKMWISNAPIADVFVVWAKSEAHDNQIRGFVLEKGMKGLSAPKIGGKLSLRASITGEIVMDGVEVGEDALLPNVSGLKGPFGCLNRARYGISWGVLGAAEDCWFRALQYGLDRKQFGKPLAGMQLYQKKLADMQTEIALGLQASLRVGRLMDEHRMAPEMISIVKRNNCGKALDIARQARDMHGGNGIQIEYHVMRHAQNLETVNTYEGTHDVHALILGRAQTGIQAFF from the coding sequence GTGAGCGAACGCGCAGCATTTAATTGGCAGGACCCTTTTCTGCTCGAAGACCAACTGACCGACGACGAGCGGATGATCCGCGACGCCGCCGCCGCCTTCGGCAAATCGGAACTTCTGCCGCGTGTCTCCGAGGCCTATCTTTCCGAAACCACCGAACCGGAACTGTTCCGCCTGATGGGCCGCACCGGCCTGCTCGGCGTTACCCTGCCGGAAGAATATGGCGCGGCCAATGCCAGCTATGTGGCTTATGGCCTCGTCGCCCGCGAGGTGGAACGGATTGACAGTGGTTACCGCTCGATGATGAGCGTGCAATCCTCGCTCGTCATTCACCCGATCTTCGCTTATGGCTCGGACGAACAGAAGAAGAAATACCTGCCCGGCCTCGTCTCCGGCGAGCTGATCGGCTGTTTCGGCCTGACCGAGCCGGATGCCGGCTCCGATCCGGGCGGCATGAAGACCCGCGCAGAAAAGATCGCCGGCGGCTATCGCCTGCGCGGTTCGAAAATGTGGATTTCCAACGCGCCGATTGCCGATGTTTTCGTCGTCTGGGCAAAATCGGAAGCCCATGACAATCAGATTCGCGGCTTCGTGCTGGAAAAGGGCATGAAAGGCCTCTCCGCACCCAAGATCGGCGGCAAACTCTCGCTGCGCGCCTCGATCACCGGCGAGATCGTCATGGATGGCGTGGAGGTCGGCGAAGACGCATTGCTGCCGAATGTTTCCGGTCTCAAGGGCCCGTTCGGCTGCCTCAATCGCGCCCGCTACGGCATTTCCTGGGGCGTGCTCGGCGCCGCCGAAGATTGCTGGTTCCGTGCCCTTCAATATGGTCTCGACCGCAAGCAGTTCGGCAAGCCGCTGGCCGGCATGCAGCTTTACCAGAAGAAGCTCGCCGACATGCAGACCGAAATCGCGCTCGGCCTACAGGCATCGCTGCGCGTCGGCCGGCTGATGGACGAGCACAGGATGGCACCGGAAATGATCTCCATCGTCAAGCGCAACAATTGCGGCAAGGCGCTGGATATTGCCCGCCAGGCCCGCGACATGCATGGCGGCAACGGCATCCAGATCGAATATCACGTCATGCGCCACGCCCAGAACCTTGAGACGGTCAATACCTATGAGGGCACGCATGACGTTCACGCGCTGATCCTCGGCCGGGCGCAGACTGGCATTCAGGCGTTTTTCTGA
- a CDS encoding LysR family transcriptional regulator → MTSLSRKLLPSTSALAAFDSVARLGSFSAAADELALTQGAISRQVMSLEEQLGVRLFERGARGVALTAEGKTYAKSIASALGEIRSASLQLMTKTHGNTLNLAMLPTFGTRWLLPRIPDFVSSHPEITINFATRIGQFDFEREQLDMAIHIGQADWPGAESTFLMHEMVAPVCSPEFLNTHPVEKAGDLATLPLLHMASRPGAWGHWFESLGLSLALPQGMRFEQFSSVAQACIAGLGVALMPLFLIDNELKSRQLLKAFDHQAKSPSSYYAVAPLSRANHVPVVLFRDWLVRQVEAYHAANGSPLQK, encoded by the coding sequence ATGACATCTCTCAGCCGTAAACTCCTGCCGTCCACCAGTGCGCTTGCCGCCTTCGATTCCGTCGCCCGGCTCGGCAGCTTTTCCGCCGCAGCCGATGAGTTGGCCCTGACGCAAGGGGCGATCAGCCGGCAGGTTATGTCACTGGAAGAACAGCTTGGCGTGCGCCTGTTCGAGCGCGGTGCGCGCGGTGTGGCGCTGACGGCGGAGGGTAAAACTTACGCGAAATCGATTGCCTCGGCCCTTGGCGAGATACGCTCCGCCTCCCTGCAGCTCATGACCAAAACGCATGGCAATACGCTGAACCTCGCGATGCTGCCCACCTTCGGCACCCGCTGGCTTCTGCCGCGTATTCCCGATTTCGTCTCCAGTCATCCGGAAATCACCATCAATTTCGCCACCCGCATCGGCCAGTTCGATTTCGAGCGTGAACAGCTGGATATGGCAATCCATATCGGTCAGGCGGATTGGCCGGGGGCGGAAAGCACCTTTCTGATGCATGAAATGGTCGCTCCGGTATGCAGCCCTGAGTTTCTCAATACGCATCCGGTCGAAAAGGCAGGGGATCTCGCCACCCTGCCGTTGCTGCACATGGCCTCGCGGCCAGGGGCATGGGGCCACTGGTTCGAAAGCCTCGGCCTTTCACTCGCCCTGCCGCAGGGCATGCGGTTCGAGCAATTCTCCAGCGTGGCGCAGGCCTGCATCGCTGGGCTTGGCGTGGCGCTGATGCCGCTTTTCCTGATCGACAACGAGCTGAAATCGCGGCAGTTGCTGAAGGCGTTCGATCATCAGGCAAAAAGCCCAAGCTCCTATTATGCGGTGGCGCCGCTCTCTCGCGCCAATCATGTTCCCGTCGTCCTGTTTCGCGACTGGCTGGTGCGACAGGTGGAGGCCTATCATGCGGCGAACGGTTCGCCACTGCAAAAATAA
- a CDS encoding LacI family DNA-binding transcriptional regulator, with protein sequence MASSRPATNLSAIATALGVSVATVSNALSGKGRVSPDLAERIRKTASELGYVPSSAGRALRTGRSGVLGLVLPDIANPLFPQIAQAIEKAAVTAGYGVLIADSRGEIAMQTDAINRLIERGVDGMVIVPRRGTRITDVDCPVAVIDSPSTPGNTVAADHWDGGRQVGEYLGALGHKKVVLVGKNRDSNVQNDRLGGIRDGLGKACVTQTLWIDAIEKAGGAGCRLGLADRVADGFTAFAAVSDLHALRVLTELQREGIEVPEEASVTGFDDLIFSAVVTPPLTTMRMDMGRIADLAVGALLRAIDDVSEGGIAVDVTAEISKVPMALIMRGSTGKAKHDAIEAKKITAGELTP encoded by the coding sequence ATGGCGTCTTCACGGCCTGCCACCAATCTGAGCGCGATAGCAACGGCACTCGGCGTGTCGGTGGCAACCGTGTCCAATGCGCTGTCGGGCAAGGGCCGGGTTTCGCCTGATCTGGCGGAGCGCATTCGCAAGACGGCAAGCGAGCTTGGTTATGTGCCGAGTTCGGCGGGCAGGGCGCTACGCACCGGCAGATCAGGTGTTCTGGGGCTGGTTCTGCCCGATATTGCCAATCCTCTCTTTCCACAGATTGCGCAGGCCATCGAAAAGGCCGCAGTGACTGCCGGTTACGGTGTGCTGATCGCCGACTCGCGTGGTGAGATCGCCATGCAGACGGATGCCATCAACCGGTTGATCGAGCGCGGCGTGGATGGAATGGTTATCGTTCCCCGCCGTGGCACGCGCATTACCGATGTTGATTGTCCTGTTGCGGTGATCGACAGCCCCTCGACCCCCGGAAACACTGTTGCCGCCGACCACTGGGATGGCGGCCGGCAGGTTGGCGAATATCTGGGGGCACTTGGCCACAAAAAGGTGGTGCTGGTCGGCAAGAACCGGGATTCCAACGTGCAGAACGACCGCCTCGGCGGCATTCGCGATGGTCTTGGCAAGGCCTGCGTCACACAGACGCTGTGGATAGACGCCATCGAAAAGGCCGGCGGTGCGGGCTGCCGGCTTGGCCTTGCCGACAGGGTCGCGGATGGTTTCACCGCTTTTGCCGCCGTTTCCGATCTGCATGCGCTGCGGGTGCTGACCGAATTGCAGCGCGAGGGCATCGAAGTGCCGGAAGAGGCCAGTGTCACAGGCTTCGACGATCTGATTTTCTCGGCCGTGGTCACGCCGCCGCTGACGACGATGCGCATGGATATGGGCCGCATCGCCGATCTCGCGGTTGGAGCGCTGCTGCGTGCGATTGACGATGTCAGCGAAGGCGGCATCGCCGTCGATGTTACGGCAGAAATCTCGAAAGTACCGATGGCGCTGATCATGCGCGGCTCCACCGGCAAAGCAAAGCATGATGCGATTGAAGCCAAAAAAATCACAGCAGGAGAACTCACACCATGA
- a CDS encoding ABC transporter substrate-binding protein, translated as MKKIILASGAALMLTMGAAEAQDKTLTISVYAFAQDEFKELVYTPFEQKCGCKLVVETGNSVERLAKMEANKANPVVDLAIVSMADALSATRKDLIQKIDASKVPNIENLYDIAKDPNGDGMSVGVNFYATSIVYRTDKMKIDSWADLLKDGIVDHVAFPNVTTNQGPPALYMLGKAIGKDTPDLSGAIEAVGEKKDDIVTFYVKSSQLVQLMQQEEIWAAPIGRFSWAPFTKLDLPLAWATPKEGQTGGMNVLVVPKGTKNQELALQFMDFWLSTDVQKALAEKLVDSPTNKQVKVSDEVANNITYGDETARSLQLIPSDVTLDNRDKWLSEWNSKVGQ; from the coding sequence ATGAAAAAGATCATTCTTGCATCGGGCGCGGCCTTGATGCTGACGATGGGAGCCGCTGAGGCGCAGGACAAGACGCTGACGATTTCGGTCTACGCCTTCGCGCAGGACGAATTCAAGGAACTGGTCTATACGCCGTTTGAGCAGAAATGCGGCTGCAAGCTGGTCGTCGAGACCGGTAACAGCGTTGAGCGTCTGGCCAAGATGGAGGCCAACAAGGCCAATCCGGTGGTCGATCTCGCCATCGTTTCCATGGCGGATGCACTTTCCGCCACCCGTAAGGACCTGATCCAGAAGATCGACGCGTCCAAGGTTCCGAATATCGAAAACCTCTATGATATCGCCAAGGACCCGAATGGCGACGGCATGAGCGTCGGCGTCAATTTCTACGCCACCTCCATCGTCTATCGTACCGACAAGATGAAAATCGATAGCTGGGCCGATCTCCTGAAGGACGGCATTGTCGATCACGTCGCCTTCCCGAACGTCACCACCAATCAGGGCCCGCCGGCGCTCTATATGCTGGGCAAGGCCATCGGCAAGGACACGCCTGATCTTTCCGGCGCCATCGAGGCCGTGGGCGAAAAGAAGGACGATATCGTTACGTTCTACGTCAAGTCCTCGCAGCTGGTGCAGCTGATGCAGCAGGAAGAAATCTGGGCAGCGCCGATTGGCCGCTTCTCCTGGGCGCCCTTTACCAAGCTCGACCTGCCGCTTGCCTGGGCCACGCCCAAGGAAGGCCAGACCGGCGGCATGAACGTGCTCGTGGTGCCGAAGGGCACGAAGAACCAGGAACTGGCGCTGCAATTCATGGATTTCTGGCTCTCGACCGACGTTCAGAAGGCGTTGGCCGAAAAGCTGGTGGACAGCCCGACGAACAAACAGGTCAAGGTTTCCGACGAGGTGGCGAACAATATCACCTATGGTGATGAAACCGCACGCAGCCTGCAGCTTATTCCGTCTGACGTGACGCTCGATAACCGCGACAAGTGGTTGTCGGAGTGGAACTCCAAGGTCGGGCAATAA